One part of the Streptococcus sp. oral taxon 431 genome encodes these proteins:
- a CDS encoding response regulator transcription factor: MKHILVIEDEALIRDEIVILLEKAGYQVDKLTDFKDTSQQVLQYDTDLIILDLNLPGETGFQICKNLKSKRSVPILVLTSREQLKDEIYALKLGADEYLTKPFKKERFLARIENILKRYEGRQNLLEKDNFLLDRNTYTLYINGHSILLPQNQGKLLETLLVATDSVVTKEELSMKLWNTTEFIDENALQVNIARLKKVMKQAGIALKVKSVRGIGYKLEEVSPDET, from the coding sequence ATGAAGCATATTCTGGTAATTGAAGATGAAGCCTTGATTCGAGATGAAATTGTCATTTTGTTAGAGAAGGCGGGTTATCAAGTTGATAAGTTGACGGACTTCAAAGATACAAGCCAGCAAGTATTGCAATACGATACGGATTTAATCATACTGGATTTGAATTTACCAGGAGAAACAGGTTTTCAAATTTGTAAAAATCTCAAGTCCAAACGCTCTGTGCCCATATTGGTTCTCACCTCCCGTGAACAACTAAAAGATGAGATTTACGCCCTAAAATTAGGGGCTGACGAGTACTTAACAAAACCTTTCAAGAAAGAAAGATTCTTGGCTCGTATAGAAAACATCTTGAAACGCTATGAAGGTAGACAAAATTTGCTTGAAAAAGATAATTTCCTGCTGGATAGAAATACCTATACTCTTTATATCAACGGACATTCGATTTTACTCCCTCAAAATCAAGGGAAATTGTTAGAAACCTTATTAGTGGCAACTGATTCTGTCGTCACAAAAGAAGAACTAAGCATGAAACTGTGGAATACAACTGAGTTCATCGATGAAAATGCCCTACAAGTAAACATTGCAAGGCTGAAAAAGGTGATGAAACAGGCTGGCATTGCCCTTAAAGTCAAGTCCGTCAGAGGTATTGGCTACAAGCTAGAAGAGGTAAGTCCAGATGAAACATAA
- a CDS encoding sensor histidine kinase — MKHNLKYLASYLPWLLVLLTFDLFTAVLLWLSDVRMFQALILLYILATVLLFFILSFLLIRTERKKAAAYKSFIANPKIDTELELLNLSSASEKESIEKIADTLYQKQAQIGKLNSLLAEYEDYVEKWAHEIKLPLSLLSLLLDNQSDQLPEDTAFKLDYVKNQIQGNVSQILFYYRVKSEKNDFLFEDLDLEECIQDLLENFDPLLKEKNFTIKLENIQGICYTDQRSFVFILSQILANALKYSSDKPELKISMSSDKGRKTLIIRDNGCGVKACDLPHIFEKGFTGDSGETRKKSTGMGLYLVKQLADALKIDIVVKSEWMHGFEISLSIS; from the coding sequence ATGAAACATAATCTAAAATATCTAGCTAGTTATCTGCCTTGGTTACTTGTTCTCTTAACCTTTGATCTATTTACAGCTGTCCTGCTTTGGCTTTCAGATGTGAGAATGTTTCAAGCTCTCATCCTTCTCTATATTTTAGCCACCGTCCTGCTTTTTTTCATCCTATCATTCTTACTTATAAGAACAGAAAGAAAAAAAGCCGCTGCCTATAAATCCTTCATAGCCAATCCTAAGATCGATACTGAGCTTGAATTATTGAATTTATCAAGTGCCTCAGAGAAAGAAAGCATTGAAAAAATAGCAGATACACTTTATCAAAAGCAGGCTCAAATAGGAAAACTCAACTCATTACTAGCCGAGTACGAGGACTATGTTGAAAAATGGGCGCATGAGATTAAACTTCCTTTATCGCTTCTTTCCCTCCTTTTAGACAATCAAAGTGACCAACTACCTGAGGATACTGCTTTTAAATTGGACTATGTGAAAAATCAAATCCAAGGAAATGTATCACAGATCCTATTCTACTACAGAGTGAAAAGTGAGAAAAATGATTTTCTATTTGAAGACCTTGACCTAGAAGAGTGTATCCAAGATCTTTTAGAGAACTTTGATCCCTTGCTCAAAGAAAAGAATTTTACGATTAAGTTAGAGAACATACAAGGAATCTGCTACACCGATCAACGCAGTTTTGTATTTATCCTGTCTCAAATACTAGCCAACGCCCTTAAATATAGCTCTGACAAACCAGAACTCAAGATTTCTATGTCAAGTGACAAGGGGCGCAAAACACTGATTATTAGGGATAATGGGTGTGGAGTTAAAGCTTGCGACCTCCCTCATATCTTTGAAAAAGGATTTACAGGTGATTCAGGAGAGACAAGGAAAAAATCAACAGGCATGGGTCTCTATCTTGTCAAACAATTAGCAGATGCTTTAAAAATCGACATCGTAGTAAAATCCGAATGGATGCATGGATTTGAAATCTCTCTTTCTATTTCGTAA
- a CDS encoding alpha/beta hydrolase-fold protein has translation MTLSRNKEFNWEGIQVRVSLPSTYDSKQAYPVVLLNDGELDYLSDLSQSVILVGLIPENRLDDFTPWQASALKEGGSDFGGRLDRYHQKLFQGILTTLQKDYLIDESRIAYGGYSLGGLAAVYSLYSSYLPLSCIFSICGSFWYPDFIDFCRGHDLIQSQSLIYLQNGQTEGANHSNRLSKAPIFARNIHDLISEAVPSTYSTFDAYGHHEALEQRYHHFCDWLREEWNLK, from the coding sequence ATGACTTTATCAAGAAATAAGGAGTTTAACTGGGAAGGGATTCAGGTTAGGGTCAGCCTTCCTTCAACCTATGACTCTAAACAAGCCTACCCAGTTGTGCTCTTAAACGATGGGGAACTGGATTATTTATCAGACCTATCCCAATCTGTGATTTTGGTGGGCTTGATTCCAGAAAATCGTCTGGATGACTTTACACCTTGGCAAGCTAGTGCTTTGAAAGAAGGGGGCTCAGACTTTGGTGGAAGACTAGACCGATACCATCAAAAGCTCTTTCAAGGGATTCTAACAACTCTGCAAAAGGACTACTTGATTGATGAAAGTCGAATTGCCTATGGTGGCTATTCACTTGGCGGTCTTGCTGCTGTTTATAGTCTCTATAGTAGCTATCTTCCTTTGAGCTGTATTTTCTCTATCTGTGGTTCCTTCTGGTATCCAGACTTTATAGATTTTTGTAGGGGACATGACTTGATACAGAGCCAAAGCCTTATTTATCTACAAAATGGTCAGACAGAAGGTGCTAATCATTCCAACCGTTTGTCTAAGGCTCCTATTTTTGCTAGAAACATTCATGATCTGATTTCAGAAGCAGTTCCCTCAACTTATTCTACTTTTGATGCTTATGGGCATCATGAAGCTCTTGAGCAACGCTATCATCATTTTTGTGATTGGCTGAGAGAAGAGTGGAATCTTAAGTAA
- a CDS encoding DEAD/DEAH box helicase, which translates to MSFTKFKFKKYIDEALEELKFTTPTEVQEKLIPIVLAGRDLVGESKTGSGKTHTFLLPIFQQLDEESDSVQAVITAPSRELATQIYQAARQIAGHSEVEIRVVNYVGGTDKARQIEKLASNQPHIVIGTPGRIYDLVKSGDLAIHKAKTFVVDEADMTLDMGFLETVDKIAGSLPKDLQFMVFSATIPQKLQPFLKKYLSNPVMEKIKTKTVISDTIDNWLISTKGRDKNAQIYELTQVMQPYLAMIFVNTKTRADELHTYLTAQGLKVAKIHGDIAPRERKRIMNQVKNLDFEYIVATDLAARGIDIEGVSHVINDAIPQDLSFFVHRVGRTGRNGLPGTAITLYQPSDDSDIRELEKLGIKFVPKMVKDGEFQDTYDRDRRANREKKQEKLDIEMIGLVKKKKKKVKPGYKKKIQWAVDEKRRKAKRAEGRARGRAERKAKRQTF; encoded by the coding sequence ATGTCATTTACGAAATTTAAGTTTAAAAAATATATAGATGAAGCTTTGGAGGAGTTGAAATTTACCACTCCTACCGAGGTTCAGGAAAAGTTAATTCCTATTGTCCTAGCAGGTCGTGACTTGGTCGGTGAATCCAAAACAGGTTCAGGGAAAACTCATACCTTCTTGCTTCCAATTTTCCAACAGTTGGATGAAGAGAGCGATAGTGTGCAGGCAGTTATCACAGCTCCAAGTCGTGAATTGGCGACTCAGATTTACCAAGCTGCTCGTCAAATTGCAGGACATTCTGAAGTAGAAATTCGTGTTGTTAACTATGTTGGTGGTACAGATAAGGCCCGCCAAATTGAAAAACTGGCAAGCAACCAGCCCCACATTGTTATCGGAACACCAGGTCGTATCTATGATTTGGTAAAATCTGGTGATCTTGCCATCCACAAGGCTAAGACCTTTGTAGTCGATGAAGCCGACATGACCTTGGATATGGGATTCTTGGAGACGGTTGATAAGATTGCAGGAAGTCTTCCGAAAGACTTGCAGTTTATGGTCTTCTCAGCGACTATTCCGCAAAAACTGCAACCATTCTTGAAAAAATACTTGTCTAATCCAGTTATGGAAAAAATCAAGACCAAAACAGTTATCTCAGATACCATTGATAACTGGTTGATTTCGACTAAAGGTCGTGATAAGAATGCCCAGATTTATGAATTGACTCAAGTCATGCAACCATATCTAGCCATGATTTTTGTCAATACTAAGACACGTGCAGATGAATTGCATACCTACCTAACAGCTCAAGGCTTGAAGGTTGCTAAGATTCATGGAGATATTGCACCTCGTGAACGTAAACGTATCATGAATCAGGTCAAGAACCTTGATTTTGAGTATATTGTTGCGACTGACTTGGCTGCGCGTGGGATTGATATTGAAGGTGTCAGCCATGTTATCAATGATGCTATTCCACAAGACTTGTCCTTCTTTGTCCACCGTGTTGGACGAACTGGACGTAATGGTCTACCAGGTACAGCTATTACCCTTTACCAGCCTAGTGACGACTCAGATATTCGTGAGTTAGAGAAACTAGGGATCAAGTTTGTGCCTAAGATGGTTAAAGACGGAGAATTCCAAGATACTTATGACCGTGATCGTCGTGCCAATCGTGAGAAGAAACAAGAAAAATTGGACATCGAAATGATTGGCTTGGTTAAAAAGAAAAAGAAAAAAGTCAAACCAGGATATAAGAAAAAAATCCAGTGGGCTGTCGATGAAAAACGTCGTAAAGCCAAGCGAGCAGAAGGTCGTGCCCGCGGACGCGCAGAGCGAAAAGCCAAACGCCAGACATTTTAA